The genomic region CTTTTTGCAATTTCTTTCAACATAACAGAACAGATCCTTGACTTTATGTGCAACTGCTCACCGTGAGCTTCATTTGAGACCCACCTTGTGCAGCACTTGTTTTAGTGAGTCTTCCATCTTGTCCAATAAGTGTCTGTCCTCTCAGGAGGGTCTGGCTGCATGCAGATGTGTGTCCACTGGGCTGCGAGTCTGCGCACTTCTCTCCTGTCCAGATTTTGTCCATTACAACTTTAGCACCATTGAAGAGCAAGTCCTTTGTCTTTTCTGCGAGAGGGAAATAAACACAAATCAGTCAGGAGGGAAAGCACAGGAGGTCAGCTGATCTCCTGTGTATATCCACCTAATACAATTTATTTGcactcagtaacatttataaattTGCTCGGTCTTTACCTTTTAAGCCTTTCAAGCTCAAATGAAGCAATAGCAACTTAAGTTAGACTTTAAGATGTAAAACCCAAATTAATATCACTGACGGAGACGGAGCAAATATCTGATTATATCGACTACACAAAAGAGATCAACAGAGAGAACATTTTGCATTAAATAGAAAACAGAATATTTTCAATTGTGCGCAACTACGAACTAAGCTAGCTAACAACAGCTACGGTAGCGATAGACGAACATTTACTTAAGTAACTTACCATATATTTCTTGCCTGTATTTGGTCCCATTTACGCCATATTTGTTCAACTCTTGTTGTCCGATGTGTATTTTGTACTGAGAGGAAAAGGTTTCGGGAAAAGGACATGTTCGTTTTGGCATTTTCTGGCTGCTAAAAGTGCTCAAGCTACTCTCATCAAACACAACTCAACACATGTTGCGGGAAATGTAAAAAAAGAGGCACTAAGGAACCAATTACGAATAGGTTTAATTATCACGTGACAGAAAAGAGCCAATCTATAAACGACCTTCTTGTCACATGACTAATGGTTGCGCATCACTGTGCTGCATTCATGGACCGTCGGTGCTTTtttgtgtgtatttttttttaaacaaaaacggATTAACaggtaaataaacttaaattgatatatttattttaaaatatttttgataaacaatacaaaacatagcTAGTTCAGAACAGAAGGCATTACAATGAGGTTTTATGCATCTGTTGTGTGGAACCAGCGCAGAAAGTAACTTTTTAAATACATGCCTCAGTGATCGGTGATCTAGTTTTATTACGCTTTCATCAACATTTTAATAGGTCTGTTATCTTTGCTTTTATTCTTTTAATGCTAATTATTTTACAGGTGGTGCT from Nothobranchius furzeri strain GRZ-AD chromosome 18, NfurGRZ-RIMD1, whole genome shotgun sequence harbors:
- the siva1 gene encoding apoptosis regulatory protein Siva isoform X2, with product MPKRTCPFPETFSSQYKIHIGQQELNKYGVNGTKYRQEIYEKTKDLLFNGAKVVMDKIWTGEKCADSQPSGHTSACSQTLLRGQTLIGQDGRLTKTSAAQVFQLLQLLLLGLHHHRLQWAI
- the siva1 gene encoding apoptosis regulatory protein Siva isoform X1 is translated as MPKRTCPFPETFSSQYKIHIGQQELNKYGVNGTKYRQEIYEKTKDLLFNGAKVVMDKIWTGEKCADSQPSGHTSACSQTLLRGQTLIGQDGRLTKTSAAQGAPAASTACCVCQKNQGSRAPCSQCDRLVCSSCTRQCSSCSSFCCSVCTITDYSGRYDEVLCCSCSP